In Candidatus Paceibacterota bacterium, the genomic stretch ACGTAGCTATCGTAAGCGATGAGCTCTTTGATGACGTTCAGGCTGTGCTCAAAAAGAAGAAAGTGAGCGTTCACTATACGGAAAAACTCGACCAGCCACTTCGAGGTGTTGTACGTTGTGCACATTGTGAACGTGTATACACACCATACATAAAGAAAGGTATTCAATACTACAATTCACGCTGTACAAAAGACTGTAAGAATACGGACAAGAACTTGAGTTTTGAGAAGATTGATAAGAAAATCAGTGGACTTATTACAGGTCTGCATTTTACCGATGACGAAATAGAACAGATGGATGCTCGTGCAGGTACAGAGATTGCGTTGCTCGAAGAGAAGCGTCATAAAACACTCGACCAAGTAGAGAGAAAAAAGAAAAAGATACGAGAAGACCTTGCATACCTACGCTCGAACAAAATACCTCTCTTGAAGGCTGGAGTGTATACACCTGAGAGTTATGTTACCGAGGAAACAAAACTTGATAGTGAACTTTCTTTGTTGCAGAGCGAAGAGCAAGCATCAGACATCGCAATGCACGAGACAATGAAAGAGGTTCAAAAACTTTCAGAACTCGTCAAAAACGTTGCTCTATATTATCAATTCGCAAAACCACACGAAAAAGAGCAGATTGTTCGTGTAATCTTTTCAGAACTTTCTATTGCTCAAGATGTGTTGCAATTCAAGGTCAAAAAAGGATTTGAAGCCTTTGAAAACCGTTTCCTTGCTATTTGTGACCCTACAGAGAATCGAACTCTGATTTGAGCCTTGAGAAGGCTCCGTCCTGACCGTTAGACGATAGGGCCGCACACGCGGAGAATACTAACATTTTTCTCCTATTTGGCAAAAAACGCCATAAATTTCATTGGGTCAATTGAGATGTCGTTGATTCTTACTGTGATGTGAAGATGCGGACTTTCTGCGTAGCCGGTTTGGCCAGAGAGAGCAATTGTCTGTCCGATGTTTACTTTCTCTCCCACTTTCACATTTATTTTTGAGAGATGCATGTAAATGCTCATAAGCCCGAGACCGTGGTCAATGACGACAGTGTTTCCGTAAATTTGGTATAACCTTGCGATTCTTACAATTCCTGTATTCATTGCGAGTACCGGTGTCCCTTCGTCTGCATGGAAATCCGTGCCTTTATGATTGATCGCTTCACCGACGGTTTGACGAACGTAGCCGTAATCGTCAGTAACAGTTATCTTGCCTGCGAGCGGGAACCGGAAAGGCACTGTCCAAAGCGCTGTGCTTGCCGTTTTAATGCCGAGGAGGGTTTGGCTTTCCTGCGCCATAGTGCTAATGACATTCGTTACTGCTTCTTCTGTGTTTCCCCCAAGTTTTTCTGGAATGCCAAGCGGGGCTTCGACTTTTGGACGTATGCCGATGGTTATATTTTTTTCAAGTTTTTCTCCGGTAGTTAAAGTTGCGAGAAGTTTGTAAGTTCCAGGTTTCTGATTGAGATCGATACCGATCAAAGCACTCGGTTCCGATTTGTATGAAAATACTCCTAAAAATTTTCCATCGAAAGAAATATTTTTAATTTCCGGCAAGTCGGCGCTTTTTATTTGTACTAGGATTGGTTCTCCTTGAATGATTTTGGCTGGCGTGATTGAAATAGACGGAGCGGGGGTCGGGTTTGCTCTCGGAGTTGAAACAGGGGATGGTGTGGAGGAAATGGTTGGGGTAGGGGATATCGTCGGTGCAATAATCGGAGTGACAGAGGCGGAATTTTTTTCCAAAAGGAAAAAAATTCCGCCAAGGACTAGAACCGCGACAAATATCTTTACTACGAAGCTCATTGGGGTAGTATAACAGTTTGTTTGACAAAAATGATGCGTAGGAATAAACTGGATTTATGAGTATGTTAGCTGACAAATTCTTTCATTTCTTTTATTTTAGCCGTTAAACGGGAGATTTTGTTGCTATTTATAACTTAAACCTAGCAAAGAAAAACTCCCGCAAAACGGGAGTTTTTTCTCATCTGGAAATTGAGCGTTTGGATAAAAAGCAAGTTCTCAATTTCCAGGTCAGAAGATTTGGATTCATGCCCGTGCGGGTTGTGGATGCCCATTTCGGGCAGAATGCGTTCTTCATGCTTTTGGGGAAGGGAGGTCGTATGCACCAATTACCAACATTTCCAGCGTGCGACGCTGTGAGGTGGAATGATCTGGCAAAACGCCAAGCACTGTTGTCTCCCAGGATTAGGGCGGTTGTCTCTTACGCTCTCGGGCCTGCGGGCACTAACATGGAGCAGGTCGCGCGGCTCTGGCATGCTCACATGGGTATCGAGAACAAAGCGGTTATTGAGCTTTGCGATTTGCCAGAAACGGCGGTCAAAAGGGCAATTGCAATGCAGGAGGACGGTGTTCTTGCAGTGTTCTGGACGTGCGCCGTGTTTGCTCGGTTGCATAAGGTTTTCTTCGGAAATCCCGCAACGTTGCCGCTTTTCTTCGTACAGCAAATGGCTCTCGACGAAATGCAGCTTGCCGTACGTAATCTGAAGTACCTCTCCTTAATCGTCGAGCAAGGCGGGACTCCGAACGCTCTTTCGGGGATTAAGATCGCTAGTCATGTTTCTCCAGCTCCGCTTCTCGATACACTTGTCGCTAACAGGGCGACACTTGTTGATGCGAAGAGCAACGCACAAGCGGCCGAGATGTGCGCAGTTGGCGAAGTGGAAGCTTGCATGACGACTGAGTCGGCTCGCAAGCTTCACCGTTTGACCATGGTGCACGTATTCGGCTCCCCGCCGATGCTTTTCTTCGGTGGGATTACCGCATCGGGATTCAAACTCCTCAAAAGCACCCAGTGACTTTTGCATGAAAGTGCGAAAGTAACTAATTTGAGCTCTCGTCGGATTTTTAACAGATCCAGACGAGAGCCCAAATTTATTTTTCTTCAAATGGATTCAAAAAAATTTACATTTACACAAGCAATTATTGGCGCCAGAGGCAGTATGGGCCAGTTTTTGGTCGATACCCTTTCTCCCGTTTCTAAAATAATGAAAGTGAATCGCGATAGTTCCAAAGCAGATTGGGATAAGGCTTGGAGAGCCGATGCGATCTGGCTTTCCGTTCCTCGCTCATCCTTGGATGAAATGCTTTCTGGCAAAAAATTTACCAAAAAACAACTTCTTATAGATCTCTGTTCTCTCAAAAGGGGATTGGGAAAGGTGATAGAGAAAACTGGCGCAACCCATCTTTCTTTGCATCCGCTTCATGGGGCGAAGGTGCCTCTTATTGGCCAGCGCTGGGCGATTATTGAGACTTCTTCTCATGGAGAGAAAAATCCTCATGCAAAAGTGCTTATAGATTTTTTTAAAAAACAAGGCGTGGCATTTTTATCGGCCAGTTCGGAAGATCAGCATGATTTTATGATGGGAATCACTTTAAGTGTCCCGGAAGTTCTCACCATTATTTTAGAAAAAGTTATTGGCAATTATGCAAAAGATGCTGGAAAATCTTCTCCGACCCAGGAAGAACTTATGCGATGGGCGGTTCCGGCATCAAACGCCATTTTTGGAGCATACGCGCATACGATAAACAGCACTCCCGAATGGCTTCGAAACGAAATTATCCGCGAAGCCCCGCACGACCTGCTTCAGTCTGTAAAAGAAGCCTGCAAAGAAATACAGAATATTTCTCTCGAAAGCGTGGAGGAATCTATTGCCACTCAAGCAAAAAAGATCACTCAAATTGCTCCGGCAGAAAGAGATCGTATCCGAAGATGGATCAATCAGTGGTTTGTGGATTCGACCAAGACTTTTTTCAAATCCGCAAAAGAGAGCCGAGTAAAGCCGAATTTGAATATTCAGTGGATGGAAGCAATAAAAAATATTTTTCCTGCAAAGAAGAAAATTCTTACCGTAGGAATACACGGTATCGACGGATGCTTTACTCATGAAGCGCTTTTGCGTTTTCTCGAGGAAAATGGAATTTCGGAGATGCGAGTCGAACCAAAGTTTTTGGTGACTGCAGAGAATGTACTGAAAGCAGTAGATTCTGGAAAGACCGATCTGGGGATTTTTGCTATCGCTAATTCTGGTTCCGGCGCATATGTTTCCAGCATGGCACCTTTGGCAAAATATACCTTCAAGATACAAGCAGTCCTCGGAATGGAAATCATGCAATGCCTTTTGGCCCACAAATCAATAAAGGATGTCGAAGCTATAAAGCAGGTGTTCGGCCATCCTCAAGCCGTGAGTCAATGTAAAAGAACTCTCGAGGAAAGTTATCCGAAATTGAAAGTTGTTTCAGGCAAAGATAGCGACGATACTGCTCTCTGCGCCAAAAGAATTTCGAAAGGGGATTTGCCCAAGACCACTGCTACCCTCGCTTCCCAAATTGCCGCAAAAAGGTACGGATTGAATATTGTTTCCTACAACATGCATCACGACCCATTCAACACGACAACATTTTTGCTTGTGTCAAAAAAATAGCAATGCCGAGAGTTCTTTGATGTTTTCCAATGAGACGAGTTGCGTGGATCTTTAGAAGGATCTACGCAACTCGTCTCATTGTGAGCGAGTTTTAAACCAGCGATTAAACGGATACAAAAGGGAGAGTTCAAATGGTTCAAGCGAGACAGTCGTGGCTTCGGTCTCGACCGAAGAACGTGTTCCATCAAGTCGACGATCAATGCACATTCGCGCAAGCGAATGGCGTCGCATTGTATCGATTTGATGTCGGCCTGCCTTCGGGGCCTGCATTTCTTTACGCTCGCAAAGCAGCTGCAAGGGCTGTGATGTCGATCAAAGAAGCGATGCATACGTACCAAAAGAATGGATCTCCCGGAGTTCCTGATTTTGCGCGGGATTTTGTTCTTTGTCACGTCCCATCCTTGGCGAAACATCTCGACAAGGTAGCTTTTGTGCCCGTGCCCGGATTGAAGTCGATGTTCGAACTTATCCCGCGCGCATGCGGGATTCCAGCGGAGCGTTCACGCGGGGTGCTCTACACCATGACGGATCCGGGGTATCCGCCGCCGGAAGATATGTGTGCAGATCTTGGTATCAAGAAGCACCGCAGGCTCGTGACGAACATGCGTAACGATTTCCTCTTTGAACCTGAGAGAACCGGCGCAAGGAAAGGGGACGTCATCATGATCAATTACCCGCATAATCCAAGTGGGCAAGTAATGAACAGAGCTTGGCTTCGTCAGCTTTGTGCGCATTGCGAGAAATACGGTATCCGGCTTTTCAATGATGCTGCTTACGTCTTTCTCGACCATACTGGAAAGCGTGTGACATTGGCGGAGATTGCGGTTGAATTTCCGAATTTGTCATGGGCTGAAGGATTTTCGGCTTCGAAGATCGGCAATTTTACCGGCTGGCGTATCGGCGCGATTGTCGGTTCCTCCGACTTCATCGCTGATATTTGCCGGAAGAAAGCCAATATCGATAGTGGTTTTTGCGCGGCGCTTGCTTTGGCGGTGCTTCGTCAGTTACAAAATCGTCCTCAAGATGTCGAGGCGATGCGCTTGGTTTACAAACGTCGTCTCGATGGGGTCATTTCGGTGTTGGAGCGGTATGGTATGAAGCTCGCATTTCGTCCGAAAGCCGGCGCGTTTAGTCTCTGGCAAACGCCTCGCTACGCATTCGGGAAGCGGGTTGTAAATGCCAAATTCTTCAATCACGAGTTGATTCTCCGGACGGGCGTGGTCGGCGTCGACTTCGACCCCTACTACAGGGTTGCAAGTTTCGGAGACGTTGAACCGATGTTTCCCCAATTGGAACGGGCGTTCAAGATGGCGGAAGTGAGTTATCGATGAAGAGCAGGTTTTTCGAGGGCGGTTGTGTTGTGCATCCGCCTTTTTTCTTTTCCACACCTTGCTTGACAGCAAGGTAGGCAGGGTTATGATGGATATATGCAGTTGAGCCGAAACATTATTTGCAAGATTATCATTAACTCTCAAAAAGGGGAGACTTTTGATCCGTGTTGCGAATAAACTGAAAAATACAAACACTTACATCACCAAAAGCCTCCCTCTCCGGGGAGGCTTTCTTGTTTGAAAATTGGGCATCTGTGAGAACAGACGAACAGTTTCCAGACAAGTCGTTGCACTTCGCAAAGACACGGTGTTTGGGAAAGTTCTGTCAAAAAAAGGAGACGAGCAGCCATGCAGGATCATCGGTGTGAAGTGGGTTCAAAGGTCGCAGAAGAAACTACACCAAGTAGCGTTCTTCCGCCGGTACCGGTTTTTCCTCTGAAGGATCTGGAGGTTCTTCGATCGGGGAAAAATCCCGCTAACGAAAGAAGGGATGCTTTGTGGGGAGAGGAGATACCATGCAGCGATTAGATCCCGAAGTTGCGATGTATATGCGGGAGGGACAAGAAGCATATAAGAAGGGTCTCGATCTCAACTCTTGCCCCCACCCTCGTGGACTGAGTGGCAATAACTGGAAATGGGGATGGATGAAGCAGATGGGACGCAGAGTTGTAGAAGGGATCATCCGAAACCGCGGTCCGGACTCTGCGCTTCTCAACGCGCCAGATCAATGCCATCGTTTTCATGGCTGGGTTGCTTCAGCCTTCGAAGATGGATTCAGAGAGACTGTGGAAGAGGTTAGAGGAGGTTCGGTGGCGACATGACAATGTTGCCACTTTTTTATATTCTGAAGAAATGAAAAAGGTTATTTCTCAAAATTTTTTCAATCGGCCGATACTTAAAGTCGCTCCGGATTTGCTCGGGAAATATTTGGTGCGGAAAATCAGGCGGAAAATTGTGAGGCTTAAAATTACAGAAGTAGAGGCTTACGATGGCGAGAAAGATTTGGCTTGTCATGCCTGCAGGGGGAGGACGCAACGGACTGAAATTATGTATGGAGAGGCGGGTCGTTTTTATATTTATCTTTGTTATGGAATGTATTGGATGCTCAACATTGTCACGGGGCCAAAGGAATATCCGGCTGCGGTTTTGATTCGGGGAGTGGAAAGTTTTGAGGGGCCGGGAAAGCTCACTCGAGAGCTAAGAATTGATAAACGCTTCAACAAAAAAATAGTTAAGCCTCTGAGTGGGCTTTGGATAGAAAGTGGAGAAGAGAAAATACAGAAAAGCGCCGTCCTTCGGACGGCGCGTATCGGAGTTTCGTATGCCGGACCAATTTGGTCCAAGAGAAAGTATCGGTTCGTTTTAAAAAAGTGATTCAACAACTGCCTTTACGTCGCCCCCGTCAGCCATTCCTTTTGTTTCTTTCATTACTGCACCCATAAGTTTTCCCGCACCCGCTTTGTCCGTCACGCCCATTTTTTCTTTCATAGCAGTTGCGATTTTTTTAATTTCGTCCTGTCTCATCATTTTTGGCATAAAGGTCTCGAGTACGCCCAATTCGGCCTGTTCGACCTTCACGAGGTCCATTCGGTTGCCCTTGGTAAACTGCTCTATTGAGTCTTTTCTTTGCTTTACGAGGCGTTTAATGACAGTCATGGCATCTGTGTCAGAAAGCTCATCTGTCGGCTTTTTCATTTTTGCCACAAGCTCATTGGTAAACGCCGCAGAAATCCCTCGGACAACACCAAGTCGCAAAGCATCTTTTGCGAGCATGGCTTTTTTAATTTCTTCTTTGATGGATTGCTGGATGGACATAGAAAATATAAGAATTTGTAATGAGGATAGTATAGCAAAAATAGAGGAAAGAAAAATAGCTGGCACGCAAGCGCACCGGCTATTGATACGGATTGAAATAATCCTT encodes the following:
- a CDS encoding peptidoglycan DD-metalloendopeptidase family protein, translating into MSFVVKIFVAVLVLGGIFFLLEKNSASVTPIIAPTISPTPTISSTPSPVSTPRANPTPAPSISITPAKIIQGEPILVQIKSADLPEIKNISFDGKFLGVFSYKSEPSALIGIDLNQKPGTYKLLATLTTGEKLEKNITIGIRPKVEAPLGIPEKLGGNTEEAVTNVISTMAQESQTLLGIKTASTALWTVPFRFPLAGKITVTDDYGYVRQTVGEAINHKGTDFHADEGTPVLAMNTGIVRIARLYQIYGNTVVIDHGLGLMSIYMHLSKINVKVGEKVNIGQTIALSGQTGYAESPHLHITVRINDISIDPMKFMAFFAK
- a CDS encoding prephenate dehydratase domain-containing protein — its product is MDSKKFTFTQAIIGARGSMGQFLVDTLSPVSKIMKVNRDSSKADWDKAWRADAIWLSVPRSSLDEMLSGKKFTKKQLLIDLCSLKRGLGKVIEKTGATHLSLHPLHGAKVPLIGQRWAIIETSSHGEKNPHAKVLIDFFKKQGVAFLSASSEDQHDFMMGITLSVPEVLTIILEKVIGNYAKDAGKSSPTQEELMRWAVPASNAIFGAYAHTINSTPEWLRNEIIREAPHDLLQSVKEACKEIQNISLESVEESIATQAKKITQIAPAERDRIRRWINQWFVDSTKTFFKSAKESRVKPNLNIQWMEAIKNIFPAKKKILTVGIHGIDGCFTHEALLRFLEENGISEMRVEPKFLVTAENVLKAVDSGKTDLGIFAIANSGSGAYVSSMAPLAKYTFKIQAVLGMEIMQCLLAHKSIKDVEAIKQVFGHPQAVSQCKRTLEESYPKLKVVSGKDSDDTALCAKRISKGDLPKTTATLASQIAAKRYGLNIVSYNMHHDPFNTTTFLLVSKK
- a CDS encoding pyridoxal phosphate-dependent aminotransferase, with protein sequence MVQARQSWLRSRPKNVFHQVDDQCTFAQANGVALYRFDVGLPSGPAFLYARKAAARAVMSIKEAMHTYQKNGSPGVPDFARDFVLCHVPSLAKHLDKVAFVPVPGLKSMFELIPRACGIPAERSRGVLYTMTDPGYPPPEDMCADLGIKKHRRLVTNMRNDFLFEPERTGARKGDVIMINYPHNPSGQVMNRAWLRQLCAHCEKYGIRLFNDAAYVFLDHTGKRVTLAEIAVEFPNLSWAEGFSASKIGNFTGWRIGAIVGSSDFIADICRKKANIDSGFCAALALAVLRQLQNRPQDVEAMRLVYKRRLDGVISVLERYGMKLAFRPKAGAFSLWQTPRYAFGKRVVNAKFFNHELILRTGVVGVDFDPYYRVASFGDVEPMFPQLERAFKMAEVSYR
- a CDS encoding DNA-3-methyladenine glycosylase; its protein translation is MKKVISQNFFNRPILKVAPDLLGKYLVRKIRRKIVRLKITEVEAYDGEKDLACHACRGRTQRTEIMYGEAGRFYIYLCYGMYWMLNIVTGPKEYPAAVLIRGVESFEGPGKLTRELRIDKRFNKKIVKPLSGLWIESGEEKIQKSAVLRTARIGVSYAGPIWSKRKYRFVLKK
- a CDS encoding GatB/YqeY domain-containing protein, which gives rise to MSIQQSIKEEIKKAMLAKDALRLGVVRGISAAFTNELVAKMKKPTDELSDTDAMTVIKRLVKQRKDSIEQFTKGNRMDLVKVEQAELGVLETFMPKMMRQDEIKKIATAMKEKMGVTDKAGAGKLMGAVMKETKGMADGGDVKAVVESLF